The following are from one region of the Corylus avellana chromosome ca1, CavTom2PMs-1.0 genome:
- the LOC132180063 gene encoding sodium/hydrogen exchanger 1-like, with the protein MAVDGFLGKLGMLTTSDHASVVSMNLFVALLCACILIGHLLEENRWINESITALAIGLSTGIVILLTTGGKSSHLLVFSEDLFFIYLLPPIIFNAGFQVKKKQFFRNFMTIMLFGAVGTLISFAIISFGAIHFFQKMDIGPLKIGDFLAIGAIFSATDSVCTLQVLNQDETPLLYSLVFGEGVVNDATSVVLFNAIQSFDLSHFNSSIAWQFIGNFLYLFVTSTMLGVLAGLLSAYMIKKLYFGRHSTDREVALMILMAYLSYMLAELFYLSAILTVFFCGIVMSHYTWHNVTESSRVTTKHAFATLSFVAEIFIFLYVGMDALDIEKWRVVSDSPGKSVGVSSILLGLILVGRAAFVFPLSFLSNLTKNSPSERVTFKQQVTIWWAGLMRGAVSMALAYNRFTRLGHTHLHGNAIMITSTITVVLFSTVVFGLITKPLVRILLPQSKQVTSMTSSEPSSPKSFTVPLLSNAHDPEADKGTQHVHRPTSLRMLLSTPSHTVHHYWRRFDDAFMRPVFGGRGFVPFVPGSPTEQVLQWPSSN; encoded by the exons ATGGCAGTGGACGGTTTCTTAGGGAAATTGGGGATGCTGACGACCTCCGATCACGCCTCAGTGGTCTCCATGAACCTCTTCGTCGCGCTTCTCTGCGCTTGCATCCTCATCGGCCACTTGTTGGAGGAAAATCGCTGGATAAATGAGTCCATTACTGCTCTTGCTATT GGTTTGAGTACCGGAATTGTTATACTGCTCACTACCGGAGGAAAAAGCTCGCATTTGCTAGTGTTTAGCGAAgatcttttctttatttatcttCTTCCGCCGATCATTTTCAATGCCGG GTTCCAGGTGAAGAAGAAACAATTTTTTCGCAACTTCATGACAATAATGCTGTTTGGTGCAGTTGGTACTCTGATATCCTTTGCCATCATATCATTTG GTGCTATACACTTTTTCCAGAAAATGGATATCGGTCCCCTCAAGATAGGAGATTTTCTCG CAATTGGAGCGATATTTTCTGCAACAGATTCTGTTTGCACCTTGCAG GTGCTCAATCAGGACGAGACACCTTTGCTATACAGCCTGGTTTTCGGGGAAGGCGTAGTAAATGATGCCACATCAGTGGTGCTTTTCAATGCAATCCAGAGCTTTGACCTGTCTCACTTCAACTCAAGCATTGCTTGGCAGTTTATTGGAaactttttgtatttatttgtcaCAAGCACCATGCTGGGAGTTTTA GCTGGACTGCTTAGTGCATACATGATTAAAAAGCTCTATTTTGGCAG GCACTCTACAGATCGTGAGGTTGCTCTTATGATACTCATGGCTTACCTTTCATATATGCTAGCTGAA CTATTTTATTTAAGTGCAATTCTCACCGTATTCTTTTGTGGAATTGTTATGTCTCACTACACATGGCATAACGTGACTGAAAGTTCAAGAGTGACTACGAA GCATGCTTTTGCAACGTTGTCATTTGTTGCTGAGATCTTTATATTCCTTTATGTTGGCATGGATGCCTTGGATATTGAGAAGTGGAGAGTTGTAAGCGATAG CCCTGGAAAATCTGTTGGGGTGAGTTCAATTCTGCTGGGACTGATTTTGGTTGGAAGAGCCGCCTTTGTTTTCCCCTTATCCTTCTTATCCAACTTGACAAAGAATTCTCCATCTGAGAGAGTCACTTTCAAGCAACAA gtaACAATTTGGTGGGCTGGTCTTATGCGTGGTGCTGTTTCTATGGCACTCGCTTATAATCGG TTTACTAGGTTAGGCCATACTCACTTGCATGGGAATGCAATCATGATCACGAGTACTATCACAGTTGTTCTTTTCAGCACAGTTGTGTTTGGATTGATTACAAAACCACTCGTGAGGATCTTGCTTCCTCAATCAAAACAAGTCACCAGCATGACTTCCTCCGAACCATCTTCTCCAAAATCCTTCACTGTGCCACTTCTAAGCAATGCACATGATCCGGAGGCCGACAAGGGCACCCAACACGTGCACCGCCCAACCAGTTTACGGATGCTTCTGAGCACCCCTTCTCACACTGTCCACCATTATTGGCGGAGATTTGATGATGCCTTCATGCGACCGGTTTTTGGAGGCCGGGGTTTTGTACCCTTTGTTCCTGGCTCCCCAACTGAACAAGTTCTTCAATGGCCTTCTTCCAACTGA
- the LOC132168019 gene encoding vesicle-associated protein 2-2-like isoform X2, whose protein sequence is MATELLEIQPHVLKFTFEVKKQSSCSIQLGNNSNQYIAFKVKTTSPKKYCVRPNTGVIKPKATCDFTVTMQAQRVAPPDMQCKDKFLIQSTVVPYGTTEEDITSDMFAKDSGNYIEEMKLRVILISPPPSPVLLPINGVSKQDPSCETTYQKKDPSCDTTYQKKDPSCETTVQKDRVLSGVENIPPPQRLAEDVKGIETAEEVDELREGKHMDSRPAVDVEGLKPVKNDVDLNISKDFEDLKSKLTMMDSKLREAESTITKLTEERSMTNVEKDRLTHELEVLSKNNVRRIQMGFPLLYVCMVALISVAVGYLIHP, encoded by the exons ATGGCTACGGAGCTTTTGGAGATTCAACCACATGTGCTTAAATTTACTT TTGAGGTGAAGAAACAGAGTTCATGCTCGATTCAACTTGGCAATAACTCCAATCAGTATATTGCTTTCAAG GTAAAAACTACATCTCCAAAGAAGTATTGCGTGCGACCAAACACAGGCGTTATTAAGCCAAAAGCGACATGTGATTTCACTG TTACTATGCAAGCTCAGCGTGTAGCTCCACCTGATATGCAGTGCAAAGACAAGTTCCTGATTCAAAGCACAGTCGTCCCTTATGGGACAACTGAGGAGGACATTACTTCTGACATG TTTGCTAAAGATAGTGGCAACTATATTGAAGAGATGAAGCTAAGGGTGATCCTGATTAGTCCACCTCCTTCCCCAGTACTTCTACCAATTAATGGAGTATCAAAGCAAGATCCATCTTGTGaaactacttatcaaaaaaaagatcCATCTTGTGatactacttatcaaaaaaaagatcCATCTTGTGAAACTACGGTGCAAAAAGATAGAGTACTGAGTGGAGTTGAAAACATACCTCCACCTCAGAGG CTTGCTGAGGATGTCAAGGGGATTGAAACTGCTGAGGAAGTGGATGAGTTAAGAGAAGGCAAGCATATGGACTCGAGACCTGCCGTCGACGTGGAGGGATTGAAACCAGTGAAGAATGATGTTGATTTGAATATATCCAAGGATTTTGAGGATTTGAAATCAAAGCTAACTATGATGGATTCAAAACTTAGAGAG GCTGAATCTACAATAACAAAGCTGACAGAAGAGAGGAGCATGACCAATGTAGAGAAGGATAGACTTACGCATGAATTG GAGGTGTTGAGTAAGAACAATGTGAGAAGAATTCAGATGGGCTTCCCTTTACTGTATGTCTGCATGGTTGCTCTTATCAGTGTGGCAGTGGGATACCTTATCCACCCATAA
- the LOC132168019 gene encoding vesicle-associated protein 1-2-like isoform X1 — MATELLEIQPHVLKFTFEVKKQSSCSIQLGNNSNQYIAFKVKTTSPKKYCVRPNTGVIKPKATCDFTVTMQAQRVAPPDMQCKDKFLIQSTVVPYGTTEEDITSDMFAKDSGNYIEEMKLRVILISPPPSPVLLPINGVSKQDPSCETTYQKKDPSCDTTYQKKDPSCETTVQKDRVLSGVENIPPPQRCQLAEDVKGIETAEEVDELREGKHMDSRPAVDVEGLKPVKNDVDLNISKDFEDLKSKLTMMDSKLREAESTITKLTEERSMTNVEKDRLTHELEVLSKNNVRRIQMGFPLLYVCMVALISVAVGYLIHP; from the exons ATGGCTACGGAGCTTTTGGAGATTCAACCACATGTGCTTAAATTTACTT TTGAGGTGAAGAAACAGAGTTCATGCTCGATTCAACTTGGCAATAACTCCAATCAGTATATTGCTTTCAAG GTAAAAACTACATCTCCAAAGAAGTATTGCGTGCGACCAAACACAGGCGTTATTAAGCCAAAAGCGACATGTGATTTCACTG TTACTATGCAAGCTCAGCGTGTAGCTCCACCTGATATGCAGTGCAAAGACAAGTTCCTGATTCAAAGCACAGTCGTCCCTTATGGGACAACTGAGGAGGACATTACTTCTGACATG TTTGCTAAAGATAGTGGCAACTATATTGAAGAGATGAAGCTAAGGGTGATCCTGATTAGTCCACCTCCTTCCCCAGTACTTCTACCAATTAATGGAGTATCAAAGCAAGATCCATCTTGTGaaactacttatcaaaaaaaagatcCATCTTGTGatactacttatcaaaaaaaagatcCATCTTGTGAAACTACGGTGCAAAAAGATAGAGTACTGAGTGGAGTTGAAAACATACCTCCACCTCAGAGG TGCCAGCTTGCTGAGGATGTCAAGGGGATTGAAACTGCTGAGGAAGTGGATGAGTTAAGAGAAGGCAAGCATATGGACTCGAGACCTGCCGTCGACGTGGAGGGATTGAAACCAGTGAAGAATGATGTTGATTTGAATATATCCAAGGATTTTGAGGATTTGAAATCAAAGCTAACTATGATGGATTCAAAACTTAGAGAG GCTGAATCTACAATAACAAAGCTGACAGAAGAGAGGAGCATGACCAATGTAGAGAAGGATAGACTTACGCATGAATTG GAGGTGTTGAGTAAGAACAATGTGAGAAGAATTCAGATGGGCTTCCCTTTACTGTATGTCTGCATGGTTGCTCTTATCAGTGTGGCAGTGGGATACCTTATCCACCCATAA